Sequence from the Pirellulales bacterium genome:
GGCAACGGCTGCGAAAACTGCCACGGCCCCGCCTCCAACCACGTCGCCGCCGAAACCTTTCAAATCAAAGCCTCTGAAGCCGACAAGGAACGCTACCGCGCAGAACTCCGCTTATCGCTCAAATCCGACGCCGACCGCCGAAAAGTCATCGACATCTGCCTCAAGTGCCACGACATCGACAACAGCATCAATTTCAAAGGCGGCGATGCCTTCGATCAATACTGGCCCAAAGTCGAACATCACGGAAAAGACTAGCAGTTAGCAATCAGGCCAGTTTCAAAAACCTCTCTCCGTGGGAGGGGGCAGCATATTCTTGCTCCAAGGCAACTTCTGATCTCTCACCCCGCAATTTGTGCCATCGCCTCGTCGGGAATGTTGAAGTTAGCGGCCACGCTTTGCACGTCGTCGTGATTGTCGAGTGCTTCCATCAGATTCAGCACCTTGCGGGCGGTGTCGGGATCGTCCACGTTTACCGTGTTGGTGGGAATCCGCGTCAATTGGCTGCTCTCGGGCGCAAGGCCCGCTTTTTCCAGCGCGCCGGCCACTTTGGCAAATAGATTGGCGTTGCAGGTGACTTCAAACTTATCGCCGCTTTGCTTCACGTCGTCGGCGCCGGCCTCCAGGGCAATTTCCATCAGCTTGTCTTCATCGGTTTTTTCTGCGCCGATGACAAACAGTCCTTTGCGTTCGAACATCCAGGCCACGCAGTTGGAAGCGCCCAACTTGCCGTCGTTCAGTTCGAAAACTTTGCGAATTTCCGGCGCGGTACGATTGCGGTTGTCGGTCAAAATTTCGCACATCACCGCCACGCCACCGGGACCGTAGCCTTCGTAAATCGTTTCTTCCAGCGTACCGCTTTGCAATTCGCCGGTGCCCGTTTTAATGGCCCGCGCAATGTTGTCGTTGGGCATGCTGACGGCGCGGGCCGCATCGATGGCATACCGCAGACGCAGGTTGGCGTCGGGATCGCCGCCCCCCAATTTGGCCGCCACGATAATCGCTTTGGCCAGCTTGCTCCAAACTTTGCCGCGCTTGTTGTCGATCAGCGCCTTCTTGCGCGAGATGTTCGCCCAATGGGAATGGCCAGCCATGAGAATACCCTGAATGCTGTGGTTGACAATTGAATTCTAAATGACCAATGACCAAGCTCCAATGACCAATGATTTAATCGAAGGATCAATTGAAGACCAGAATTTCTATCGTGGGTTGCTCGATCGTCGATAGATTGAGGCGAAAATTAAACCAATTCTTTTGCTTCTTTCCAAAGTTCTATGGCCGTGTCGCGCACCGCCGGCTCGGCAGCCACAATCATTCGGAGCCAGTGCTGCGATTCCCTAGCTTCTCGTTTGCAAACGCTGATTCGGTAACGAAACTCCTTTTTTGACCCAGCTTCATCCGCTTCCAGGTAGTTCGCACAGATACTTGTACTTGATCGCACCAATTGCTTGACCAGTGGCGATAGCACGGCATCGAATTTTAACGTCCGGCAAAACCGAACTGCCTGCTCGCCAAATCGCGCTGTGCGTTCCGCAAGATCAAATTTCGGTTGCTTATCGCTAAGGCTTTGCGCTGCTGCTTCATTGGTCATTGGGATTTGGTCATTGGTCATTTTGTTACTGGCCATCATCGGTCATTGAGGCTTGGTCATTGGTCATTTGTCCGTCCCATTGGTCATTGGTCCCGGCGCGCCGGGATGGTCATTGGTCATTTTCTTCTCGACTGCCTTCATTTTCTCCTCTTCCCGCGCTTTCTTAAAGGCCTCGGCGGCTTTCTTCCAGGCCACTTGGGCCTCGGCGGTTTGTCCCAATTTGGCGTACACCTGCCCCAAGTGGTCCAGCACCTCGCCGTCGGGCTCTTTCACGTCGGCGGCTTTTTGCAATTCGGTTAGCGCCTCCCCATTGCGCCCCAGGCGGAACAGCACCCAGCCCAGACTATCTTGGTAGGCGTAATTGTCGGGCTCATCGGCGACGGCCACTTTAATCATCTTCAAGGCCCGGTGCAGATGCTGGTTGTCGTCAGCCCACAGGAACCCCAAATCGTTGTTGGCGCCGGCGTCGTCGGGGAATTCGTCCAGCACTTGCTCCAGCCATTCCACGGCCTGCGGCGTCTCGTTCTTCAGCGTGCACAAATTCGACAAAGCGTCGCGGGCTTCTTTGCAGGTATCCCGCGCGCCGTCCGTGGTGTAGTCAGAATCGAACTTGTCCAGCACCGCCTGATAGGCTTTGGCGGCTTCGTCATTGCGCTTGGCATGATAAAAAATCCAGGCCGTGCGGCTGGCATAAGTGGGATTTTTCGGATCTTTGTCGGCGGCCACTTTGGCGGCGGCTAGCGCCGCGTCAGTCTTGCCTTCCATTTCCAACGCTCCGGCCAGGTAAAAGTACAAATCGGGCTTGTCGTCAGGCAGCGCCTTCTCGTCGATGCCCCGTTGGAATACGGCGGCCGCCTCGGCGTATTTGTCGTCCATGAATAAACCTAGCCCCCACACCAAATACAGCTCGCCCGCCGTTTTGGGATCGGCCTTCAGCGCTAAATTAAACAGCGTTTCGACATCGTTCCAGCGTTTGGCCTCAGCGGCGATTAATCCGGCGGCGCGAAACGTAAAGACATCTTGATCTGTTTTCGCAGCGACAGCGTGGTACATTTGGGCCGCTTTCACCAGGGCCGTGGTTGTTTTCTCGTCGTCGGCGATGGTTTTGGCTTCCTCGCCCAGCGCCGACAGCGAGCCGGTTTTTTCCAGCATTTGCGCCAGCAGATACAACAATTTTTCCGCTTGATGATTGCGGCGATAAACGTCGGCCAGGGCCCGGTACGATTTTTCGTTTGCCTGCTCGGCGTGGGCCGCTTCCAACAGCGATTCCGCTTGATCGAGCTGCCCGGCCTCAAGGTATTGCTGGCCAAGGAAAAAGCCCAGCGACGTGTTTTTCGGCTGCTCCTTGCGAATCGCCTCCAGCTTCGCAATCAACTGCTCATCTTGCTTGAGTTTTTTCAGCGCCTTGGCAAGCACTTCGTAGGGGGCGGTTTCCTGATCCGTGGCGCCGGCGTCAAAATACTTTTGCAACTCCGCCAGCGCTTCCTGCGGCTTGTCCGCCGCCAATTCAACCCGTGCCAAATTCAACGCCAAACTCGTTGGATTCGGACGTATTTTATCGAAATGCTCAAACGCCTGCCGGGCACTCTCGGGTTGCCCCGCTTCCAGAAATACCTCCCCCATCAAATCGTACGTGGCGCCCCCTTCTCCAAGAAGTTGTTTTTGTGCCGTCGCCTCAATGCCGAATTTGTCGGGCGCTTCCAATGCTTCCATCACTTGCTTCAGCGCGGCGGCGGCATCCGCGTATTGTTCCGTCAGAAACGACAGCCGCCCAATTTCCATTTGCACCGCGATCTGCTGCGAAGAAGGCTTTTCTTTTGCCAACTGCACTGCCGCCTGCTTGTACAATTTGAGCGCGTCTTGCCACTGCCCCGATTCGGCCAGATATTCCGCCGCCCGCTGCAATAATTCTGCATCGATCGGATTTTGCTCGACATACTTGACCGCGTACCGCAGCGCTTCGTCTGGGCGATCCTCGCTGAACG
This genomic interval carries:
- a CDS encoding YebC/PmpR family DNA-binding transcriptional regulator, which translates into the protein MAGHSHWANISRKKALIDNKRGKVWSKLAKAIIVAAKLGGGDPDANLRLRYAIDAARAVSMPNDNIARAIKTGTGELQSGTLEETIYEGYGPGGVAVMCEILTDNRNRTAPEIRKVFELNDGKLGASNCVAWMFERKGLFVIGAEKTDEDKLMEIALEAGADDVKQSGDKFEVTCNANLFAKVAGALEKAGLAPESSQLTRIPTNTVNVDDPDTARKVLNLMEALDNHDDVQSVAANFNIPDEAMAQIAG
- a CDS encoding tetratricopeptide repeat protein, coding for MKNRLLFAAGASVAALLLASPCLLADPAPPAKQPLDNPLEALSPKQPRSEEEEDRLAALAHFSAGHMLQERQQLPEALREYERAIRYDPDATPVLRELVPLAFSEDRPDEALRYAVKYVEQNPIDAELLQRAAEYLAESGQWQDALKLYKQAAVQLAKEKPSSQQIAVQMEIGRLSFLTEQYADAAAALKQVMEALEAPDKFGIEATAQKQLLGEGGATYDLMGEVFLEAGQPESARQAFEHFDKIRPNPTSLALNLARVELAADKPQEALAELQKYFDAGATDQETAPYEVLAKALKKLKQDEQLIAKLEAIRKEQPKNTSLGFFLGQQYLEAGQLDQAESLLEAAHAEQANEKSYRALADVYRRNHQAEKLLYLLAQMLEKTGSLSALGEEAKTIADDEKTTTALVKAAQMYHAVAAKTDQDVFTFRAAGLIAAEAKRWNDVETLFNLALKADPKTAGELYLVWGLGLFMDDKYAEAAAVFQRGIDEKALPDDKPDLYFYLAGALEMEGKTDAALAAAKVAADKDPKNPTYASRTAWIFYHAKRNDEAAKAYQAVLDKFDSDYTTDGARDTCKEARDALSNLCTLKNETPQAVEWLEQVLDEFPDDAGANNDLGFLWADDNQHLHRALKMIKVAVADEPDNYAYQDSLGWVLFRLGRNGEALTELQKAADVKEPDGEVLDHLGQVYAKLGQTAEAQVAWKKAAEAFKKAREEEKMKAVEKKMTNDHPGAPGPMTNGTDK